Proteins encoded by one window of Planctomycetia bacterium:
- a CDS encoding LssY C-terminal domain-containing protein gives MTEAPSVGKNRRFSRTVIYWLFVSILFWGIIAYLLLPLFWKTYTKLHPALDNMPGITTTGTGIPGDPLNIALIGTKTDLMKIMVAAKWYPADPLSFKSCLEIAEATVLKHPYDAAPVSSLYLFGRKEDLAFEQPVGDNPRERHHVRFWQAEKTDAQGRPLWIGSAVFDKHVGFSRTTGQITHVTAANVDEERDYLMQCLQKTGKLISSTYQDGFHQQLQGKNGGGDPWHTDGRLAIGVLR, from the coding sequence ATGACTGAAGCACCTTCAGTTGGCAAAAACAGACGATTTTCCAGAACAGTGATCTACTGGCTGTTTGTCTCCATTCTGTTCTGGGGAATCATCGCCTACCTGCTACTGCCCCTGTTCTGGAAAACCTATACCAAGCTGCATCCGGCTCTCGATAATATGCCGGGCATTACGACGACTGGTACAGGAATCCCAGGCGACCCGCTGAACATTGCACTCATCGGCACCAAGACAGACTTGATGAAGATCATGGTCGCAGCGAAGTGGTATCCCGCTGATCCGCTCAGCTTCAAAAGCTGCCTGGAAATTGCGGAAGCAACGGTGCTTAAACATCCTTACGATGCGGCCCCGGTCAGCAGTCTGTACCTGTTTGGCCGCAAGGAAGACCTCGCCTTTGAACAACCCGTTGGGGACAATCCACGTGAAAGGCATCATGTTCGGTTCTGGCAAGCTGAAAAGACCGATGCACAAGGCCGCCCGCTCTGGATCGGTTCCGCAGTATTTGATAAACACGTTGGCTTCAGCAGAACCACCGGGCAGATTACCCATGTGACCGCTGCCAACGTCGATGAAGAGCGTGATTACCTGATGCAGTGCCTGCAGAAAACTGGCAAGCTGATCAGTTCCACCTACCAGGATGGGTTCCATCAACAATTGCAAGGCAAGAATGGCGGCGGAGATCCGTGGCACACCGATGGCCGACTGGCGATAGGGGTGTTGCGGTAG